The Desulfuromonas versatilis genome has a segment encoding these proteins:
- a CDS encoding AI-2E family transporter has product MERKLFFALLTFAFLLFYLNLVFQVVAPFLRVLAWAAVIGILTRPVYKKLHAWLRGRDLLAACLMTPAVVLTVVVPMVMILLLLTQEVTQMYRYLEAGQFKEQILGLGQLTAHPAIAPAWEKLRPWLARVDLDPEKALLPAAQKAMGFLAGYTTEILKNFFLFLLKMMILVMALFFFYRDGSRMLQRFWSLVPLREEDRLQLGRRVEGILSAVIYGVFLTCVVQGTLGGIGFWICGLPSPVLFGVLMAIFALIPMVGTLPFWLPGAGYLLLRGEIALGIFLLCWGAFLVSSVDNVLRPLFISGRGKIPLLVVVIGVLGGIGAFGFVGVVLGPLILALALFVLDLYRAELLPAPRQGE; this is encoded by the coding sequence ATGGAACGCAAGCTGTTTTTCGCCCTGTTGACCTTTGCCTTTTTGCTGTTCTACCTCAACCTGGTGTTTCAGGTTGTCGCCCCCTTTCTGCGGGTGCTGGCCTGGGCGGCGGTGATCGGCATCCTGACCCGTCCCGTCTACAAAAAGCTGCATGCCTGGCTGCGGGGCAGGGACCTGCTGGCCGCCTGCCTCATGACCCCCGCGGTGGTCCTGACCGTGGTGGTGCCCATGGTGATGATCCTGCTGCTGTTGACCCAGGAAGTCACCCAGATGTACCGGTACCTGGAAGCCGGGCAATTCAAGGAGCAGATCCTCGGCCTCGGCCAACTGACCGCCCATCCTGCCATCGCTCCCGCCTGGGAGAAGCTGCGGCCCTGGCTGGCCCGGGTCGACCTCGACCCCGAGAAGGCCCTCCTGCCTGCGGCGCAGAAGGCGATGGGATTTCTGGCCGGGTATACCACCGAGATCCTCAAGAACTTCTTCCTCTTTCTGCTCAAGATGATGATCCTGGTCATGGCCTTGTTCTTTTTCTACCGGGACGGAAGCCGGATGCTGCAGCGTTTCTGGTCGCTGGTGCCGCTGCGCGAGGAGGACCGGCTGCAGCTCGGGCGCCGGGTCGAGGGGATCCTTTCGGCGGTCATTTACGGCGTGTTCCTGACCTGCGTCGTCCAGGGCACCCTGGGCGGCATCGGCTTCTGGATCTGCGGGCTCCCCTCGCCGGTGCTGTTCGGGGTGCTGATGGCCATTTTCGCCCTGATCCCGATGGTGGGGACCCTGCCGTTCTGGCTCCCCGGGGCGGGCTACCTGCTGCTGCGGGGGGAGATCGCCCTCGGCATATTCCTGCTGTGCTGGGGCGCCTTCCTGGTCAGTTCGGTGGACAACGTCCTGCGCCCGCTGTTCATCAGCGGCCGGGGGAAGATCCCCTTGCTCGTGGTGGTGATCGGGGTTCTCGGCGGCATCGGCGCCTTCGGTTTCGTCGGCGTGGTCCTGGGGCCGCTCATCCTGGCCCTGGCCCTGTTCGTCCTGGACCTGTACCGGGCGGAATTGCTGCCGGCGCCCCGCCAGGGGGAATGA
- a CDS encoding MarC family protein produces MLTTFINVYLKMFMILTPFFVMSAFLSMTRDYSPAERRKTATKVTVAVVVTCFVLYVFGRYIFDLFGITLDAFRIGAGAVLFLSAIGMIQGKASVSPGDSEQEVAVVPLAIPITVGPGTIGALLVMGASLKTMPEKIVASAALLCAVLSVGGLLRVAGRMEKLLGQQGLVILTKLTGLFVSAIAAQIFFTGVKNFLA; encoded by the coding sequence ATGCTGACCACCTTCATCAACGTCTATCTCAAGATGTTCATGATCCTCACCCCCTTTTTCGTCATGTCGGCCTTTTTGTCCATGACCCGGGACTACAGCCCCGCCGAGCGGCGCAAGACCGCCACCAAGGTCACCGTCGCGGTGGTGGTGACCTGTTTCGTGCTCTACGTCTTCGGCCGCTACATCTTCGATCTGTTCGGCATCACCCTTGACGCCTTCCGCATCGGCGCCGGGGCGGTGCTGTTTCTCTCGGCCATCGGCATGATCCAGGGCAAGGCCAGCGTCTCCCCCGGCGACTCCGAGCAGGAGGTGGCGGTGGTGCCCCTGGCCATCCCCATCACCGTCGGCCCGGGGACCATCGGCGCGCTGCTGGTCATGGGCGCCAGCCTCAAGACCATGCCGGAGAAGATCGTCGCCAGCGCGGCCCTGCTCTGCGCGGTGCTCTCGGTGGGCGGCTTGCTGCGGGTTGCCGGCCGGATGGAGAAGCTGCTCGGCCAGCAGGGGCTGGTGATCCTCACCAAGCTCACCGGTCTGTTCGTCTCGGCCATCGCCGCGCAGATCTTCTTTACCGGGGTAAAGAATTTTCTGGCCTGA
- a CDS encoding ExeA family protein: MYNEYFGLAETPFSIAPDPRYLYMSEAHREALAHLLYGVSSDGGFVLLTGEVGTGKTTVCRCLLEQLPEDVEVAYVINPKQTSAELLATICDDLGIAFPEGNSSIKVFVDRINAYLLDAHGRGRKTVLVIDEAQNLSPDVLEQLRLLTNLETSQRKLLQIILLGQPELLQLLARPDLRQLSQRITARYHLGPLSRKEVGTYVNHRLAVAGLRSQLFPPATLDRLHKLTGGVPRLINVLCDRALLGAYVKGEGEVNRRTLRQAAREVLGEMQSPPRLTLPVRWLAAGVILVAAVLGLATLYFRPELLSAALKPAQQGPAAPLPEPAADPPQAAAEGEPGALVIVAAGAGDASEKPLSWPAELPIEQSKTLAFESLFQAWGMEYQGADGNACDHAESLGMRCLHRRGSLGSLRQLDLPAVLRVVSAPGEEFFATLVSLRGDRATFALGPETRVVSVRDLESIWFGEFSLLWRVPGNYRRLVAPGGRGPEVAWLDEQLARIYNRAPDARRDPILEGPLLAELKAFQLREGLEPDGILGTNTLIRLNAALDPRIPKLLAPREE, from the coding sequence ATGTACAACGAATATTTCGGTCTTGCCGAAACCCCCTTCTCCATCGCCCCGGACCCCCGCTACCTGTACATGAGCGAAGCGCACCGCGAGGCGCTGGCGCACCTGCTCTACGGGGTGAGCAGTGACGGGGGGTTCGTGCTGCTGACCGGCGAGGTGGGCACCGGCAAGACCACGGTCTGTCGCTGCCTGCTGGAGCAGCTGCCCGAGGATGTCGAGGTCGCCTACGTCATCAACCCCAAGCAGACCTCGGCGGAACTGCTCGCCACCATCTGCGACGACCTCGGCATCGCCTTTCCCGAGGGGAACTCCAGCATCAAGGTCTTCGTCGACCGGATCAACGCTTACCTGCTCGATGCCCATGGCCGCGGCCGCAAGACCGTGCTGGTCATCGACGAGGCGCAGAACCTCAGCCCCGATGTCCTCGAGCAGTTGCGCCTGCTGACCAACCTGGAGACCAGCCAGCGCAAGCTGCTGCAGATCATCCTGCTCGGCCAGCCCGAACTGCTGCAATTGCTGGCGCGGCCGGACCTGCGGCAACTCTCCCAGCGCATCACCGCCCGCTACCACCTCGGCCCCCTCTCCCGCAAGGAGGTGGGCACCTACGTCAACCACCGGCTGGCGGTCGCCGGGCTGCGCAGCCAGCTTTTCCCCCCCGCCACCCTCGACCGCCTGCACAAGCTGACCGGGGGAGTCCCCCGGCTGATCAACGTCCTCTGCGACCGGGCTCTGCTGGGGGCTTACGTCAAGGGGGAGGGCGAAGTCAACCGCCGGACCCTGCGTCAGGCGGCCCGCGAGGTGCTGGGCGAGATGCAGTCCCCCCCGCGTCTGACCCTGCCGGTGCGCTGGCTGGCTGCGGGGGTGATTCTGGTGGCGGCGGTCCTCGGCCTGGCGACCCTCTACTTTCGCCCCGAGCTGCTTTCCGCGGCTCTGAAGCCGGCCCAACAGGGGCCCGCGGCGCCGCTCCCCGAGCCTGCGGCCGACCCGCCCCAGGCCGCCGCCGAAGGCGAGCCGGGGGCCCTGGTCATCGTCGCAGCCGGCGCCGGCGATGCCTCCGAAAAACCGCTTTCCTGGCCGGCCGAGCTTCCCATCGAGCAGAGCAAAACCCTGGCCTTCGAGAGCCTGTTCCAGGCCTGGGGGATGGAATACCAGGGCGCCGACGGCAACGCCTGCGACCATGCCGAAAGCCTGGGGATGCGTTGCCTGCACCGTCGCGGCAGCCTGGGCAGCCTGCGGCAGCTCGACCTGCCGGCGGTGCTGCGGGTGGTCAGTGCCCCGGGCGAGGAGTTTTTCGCCACCCTGGTCTCCCTGCGGGGGGACCGGGCGACGTTCGCCCTGGGGCCGGAGACCCGCGTCGTCTCGGTGCGCGACCTGGAATCGATCTGGTTCGGCGAGTTCTCCCTGCTTTGGCGCGTCCCCGGCAACTATCGCCGCCTGGTCGCCCCCGGTGGCCGGGGCCCGGAGGTGGCCTGGCTCGACGAGCAGCTGGCGCGCATTTACAACCGGGCTCCCGATGCCCGCCGCGATCCGATTCTCGAAGGGCCGCTGCTCGCCGAGCTCAAGGCCTTCCAGCTTCGAGAAGGGCTGGAGCCCGACGGTATCCTGGGAACCAACACCCTGATCCGGCTCAACGCGGCCCTCGACCCGCGGATTCCGAAACTTTTGGCCCCGCGAGAGGAATAG